Proteins encoded in a region of the Vibrio ponticus genome:
- a CDS encoding sodium:solute symporter family protein, whose protein sequence is MDLKTITYLVVGATFILYIGIAIWARAGSTKEFYVAGGGVNPIANGMATAADWMSAASFISMAGLIAFMGYGGSVFLMGWTGGYVLLALLLAPYLRKFGKFTVPEFVGERFYSNTARIVAVVCLIIASVTYVIGQMKGVGVAFGRFLEVDYSTGLLIGMCIVFMYAVMGGMKGITYTQIAQYCVLILAYTIPAIFISLQLTGHPLPQIGLGSTISGTDVYLLDRLDQVVTELGFSEYTTQVRGDTLNMFVYTMSLMIGTAGLPHVIIRFFTVPKVRDARTSAGYALLFIAILYTTAPAVSAMARLNLMDTVNPAPGQHLAYDERPDWFKNWEKTGLLGFDDKNNDGLIEYTSNPATNELKVDRDIMVLANPEIAKLPNWVIALVAAGGLAAALSTAAGLLLAISSAISHDLIKGVINPNISEKKELLASRISMAVAIAVAGYLGLNPPGFAAGTVALAFGLAGSSIFPALMMGIFSKSINKEGAIAGMIAGISVTLFYVFQHKGILFVADWTYLESWGSNWFFGIEPNAFGAIGALFNFIVAFAVSKVTAETPQEVKDLVEHVRVPAGAGDAVDH, encoded by the coding sequence ATGGATTTGAAAACTATCACTTACCTAGTTGTAGGGGCGACATTTATCCTCTACATAGGTATTGCAATCTGGGCTCGTGCTGGCTCAACGAAAGAATTCTATGTCGCTGGCGGCGGTGTAAACCCAATTGCAAACGGCATGGCGACAGCCGCTGACTGGATGTCAGCAGCATCGTTCATTTCAATGGCGGGTCTAATTGCCTTTATGGGCTACGGTGGTTCCGTATTCCTAATGGGTTGGACTGGTGGTTACGTACTACTTGCTCTACTACTGGCACCTTACCTACGTAAGTTTGGTAAGTTTACCGTGCCAGAGTTCGTGGGCGAACGCTTCTACTCAAACACTGCACGTATCGTTGCGGTTGTGTGTCTTATCATCGCATCAGTAACTTACGTTATCGGTCAGATGAAAGGTGTGGGTGTAGCATTTGGTCGTTTCCTAGAAGTTGATTACTCAACAGGTCTACTGATCGGTATGTGTATCGTATTTATGTACGCGGTAATGGGCGGCATGAAAGGTATTACGTACACGCAGATTGCTCAATATTGCGTACTCATTCTTGCTTACACTATCCCTGCAATCTTTATCTCTCTGCAGCTAACTGGTCACCCTCTGCCACAAATCGGTCTTGGGAGTACCATTTCCGGCACCGATGTCTATCTACTCGACCGGCTCGATCAGGTGGTGACAGAACTTGGCTTTAGTGAATACACCACCCAAGTTCGTGGCGATACACTCAACATGTTCGTCTACACCATGTCACTAATGATTGGTACCGCAGGTCTACCGCACGTAATCATCCGTTTCTTCACTGTACCTAAAGTACGTGATGCACGAACGTCAGCAGGTTACGCACTACTGTTCATCGCAATCCTATACACAACAGCTCCTGCTGTATCTGCGATGGCGCGTCTAAACCTAATGGATACTGTGAATCCAGCTCCTGGTCAGCACCTTGCTTATGATGAGCGTCCTGACTGGTTCAAGAACTGGGAAAAAACAGGTCTACTGGGCTTTGATGACAAAAACAACGATGGTCTGATTGAGTACACCTCAAACCCAGCCACCAACGAGTTGAAAGTTGACCGTGACATCATGGTACTGGCTAACCCTGAGATTGCGAAACTGCCTAACTGGGTAATCGCACTTGTCGCGGCGGGTGGTCTGGCAGCGGCACTGTCTACCGCAGCGGGTCTATTGTTGGCTATCTCCTCGGCGATATCCCATGACTTAATTAAAGGTGTTATCAACCCGAACATTTCTGAGAAGAAAGAGCTACTTGCTAGCCGGATATCGATGGCGGTGGCAATTGCGGTGGCAGGCTACTTAGGTCTCAATCCACCAGGCTTTGCCGCCGGTACGGTAGCCCTCGCCTTCGGTCTTGCCGGATCCTCCATCTTCCCTGCATTGATGATGGGTATCTTTAGCAAGAGCATCAACAAAGAAGGTGCGATTGCCGGTATGATCGCAGGTATCAGTGTGACGCTATTCTACGTATTCCAACACAAAGGCATCCTATTTGTTGCGGATTGGACTTACCTAGAAAGCTGGGGTAGCAACTGGTTCTTCGGCATCGAACCAAATGCATTCGGTGCGATTGGTGCGCTATTCAACTTCATCGTGGCATTCGCTGTATCGAAAGTAACCGCGGAAACACCACAAGAAGTGAAAGATCTGGTTGAGCACGTACGTGTACCAGCTGGTGCAGGTGACGCAGTCGACCACTAA
- a CDS encoding DUF4212 domain-containing protein codes for MAFESQERAKAYWEKNVRLMIGLMVVWFFVSFGCGILFVDVLNQFQIGGYKLGFWFAQQGSIYTFLGIIFYYAWKMRQIDREFNVDE; via the coding sequence ATGGCGTTTGAAAGTCAGGAACGAGCCAAAGCCTATTGGGAAAAGAACGTAAGACTAATGATCGGTTTAATGGTTGTTTGGTTCTTCGTATCTTTTGGCTGTGGCATCTTATTTGTTGATGTGCTTAACCAATTCCAGATTGGTGGCTACAAACTTGGCTTCTGGTTTGCTCAACAAGGCTCCATCTATACCTTCCTAGGGATCATTTTCTACTATGCGTGGAAGATGCGTCAGATCGACCGCGAATTTAATGTAGATGAGTAA
- a CDS encoding MarC family protein: MLSIVLTQFVVLWAVIDPVGTVPVYLSQTQHLSVKQRRLVALKAVAIATGLLLFFLIAGQLLLEAMQIPLPAFQAAGGLVLLLFALTMIFGESKPDQEKKLTQELSHSELADLAVYPLAMPSIASPGAMMAIVMLTDNHRYSLIDQAITAGVMLSVLIITLLFLLMASHIHKRIGSVGAAIISRVMGLILAAVALNNLLMGIRDFYFV; this comes from the coding sequence TTGCTTAGTATTGTGCTTACTCAATTCGTCGTCTTGTGGGCAGTCATCGATCCGGTCGGAACCGTGCCTGTTTACCTATCACAAACTCAACATTTGTCTGTTAAACAGCGCCGCCTCGTGGCACTCAAGGCTGTCGCCATCGCAACCGGTTTGTTGCTGTTTTTCTTAATTGCCGGTCAATTGTTACTGGAAGCGATGCAAATTCCGTTGCCTGCTTTTCAAGCTGCGGGTGGGTTAGTGTTACTCCTGTTTGCACTCACCATGATCTTTGGGGAGAGTAAGCCCGATCAAGAAAAAAAATTAACCCAAGAATTAAGCCACTCTGAATTAGCGGATCTCGCCGTCTACCCTCTCGCAATGCCTTCGATTGCCTCTCCGGGTGCCATGATGGCAATTGTGATGCTGACCGATAACCACCGCTACTCGCTTATCGACCAAGCAATCACCGCCGGTGTCATGCTCTCCGTATTGATCATTACGCTGTTATTTCTATTAATGGCTAGCCATATCCACAAGCGGATCGGCAGCGTAGGCGCGGCGATCATTAGTCGTGTCATGGGGCTGATTTTGGCGGCTGTTGCACTAAATAATCTATTAATGGGGATTCGCGACTTCTATTTTGTGTGA
- a CDS encoding anaerobic C4-dicarboxylate transporter produces MVAVELFVVLLFIFLGARIGGIGIGFAGGAGVIALSLGLGVPTSQAFIPIDVILIIMSVITAIAAMQVAGGLEWLVQVAENFLRKNPKRITFYAPIVTFLMTLMAGTGHTAFSTLPVIAEVAKGQGVRPSRPLSIAVIASQIAITASPISAAVVAFAAMLAPVGVDYLTLLAVCIPTTFIACMIGAFVANFMGCELKDDPIYQQRLEQGLIKLASEEKRDILPTAKKATYIFLTAIALVVCYAAMISDSIGLIDNPALGRNEAIMTVMLAAAAVIVMTTKIDANQIPSASTFRSGMTACVCVLGVAWLGATFVNAHVDGIKELAGELLADYPWMLALVLFFASMLLYSQGATTVALMPAALAIGVAPLTAVASFAAVSALFVLPTYPTLLAAVEMDDTGSTRIGKYVFNHPFFIPGVVTITSAVTLGFIFGGMVI; encoded by the coding sequence ATGGTAGCAGTCGAACTGTTCGTCGTTCTGCTCTTTATCTTCTTGGGAGCAAGAATCGGGGGCATTGGCATTGGTTTCGCAGGTGGTGCTGGTGTTATCGCTCTATCACTGGGATTAGGTGTACCAACCAGCCAAGCGTTCATCCCAATCGATGTAATTTTAATCATCATGTCGGTGATTACCGCTATCGCCGCTATGCAAGTCGCCGGTGGTTTAGAGTGGCTAGTACAAGTCGCGGAAAACTTTCTGCGTAAAAACCCTAAGCGAATCACCTTCTATGCGCCAATTGTGACTTTTCTAATGACGCTTATGGCAGGTACAGGTCACACCGCATTTTCAACCTTACCTGTGATTGCAGAAGTAGCAAAAGGTCAAGGTGTGCGCCCGTCTCGCCCACTGTCTATCGCGGTCATTGCATCACAAATCGCTATCACAGCTTCGCCAATTTCAGCGGCGGTGGTGGCTTTCGCGGCAATGCTAGCACCAGTTGGTGTTGATTACCTCACGCTGCTGGCAGTGTGCATTCCAACCACTTTCATCGCTTGTATGATCGGCGCATTCGTCGCGAACTTCATGGGCTGCGAACTCAAAGATGATCCTATCTACCAACAACGTTTGGAGCAGGGGCTTATCAAGCTTGCCAGCGAAGAAAAACGTGACATCCTACCGACCGCCAAAAAAGCGACCTACATTTTCTTAACCGCAATCGCGCTTGTGGTGTGTTACGCCGCGATGATCTCTGACTCAATCGGTCTTATTGATAACCCTGCGCTTGGTCGTAATGAAGCAATCATGACCGTTATGCTAGCCGCGGCAGCTGTGATTGTAATGACCACTAAAATTGATGCCAACCAAATTCCATCAGCCAGCACTTTCCGCTCAGGTATGACAGCTTGTGTGTGTGTTCTTGGTGTGGCATGGCTTGGGGCAACGTTTGTTAACGCACACGTTGATGGCATTAAAGAGCTCGCTGGTGAACTATTAGCAGACTACCCATGGATGCTTGCGCTGGTGCTATTTTTCGCGTCGATGCTGCTCTACTCTCAAGGGGCGACCACGGTTGCACTCATGCCAGCAGCGCTTGCGATTGGTGTGGCACCGCTAACGGCAGTTGCATCATTTGCCGCCGTCAGTGCCCTATTCGTTCTGCCTACCTACCCAACTCTACTCGCCGCAGTCGAAATGGATGACACTGGCTCAACGCGCATTGGTAAATACGTATTCAACCACCCATTCTTTATTCCTGGTGTGGTCACGATTACCTCTGCGGTGACACTTGGTTTTATCTTTGGCGGTATGGTGATTTAA
- the aspA gene encoding aspartate ammonia-lyase — protein MATLTATNSATRIEEDLLGERHVPADAYYGIHTLRAIENFNISNVTISDVPEFVRGMVMTKKAAALANKELGAIPKEVADYILQACDLILETGKCMDQFPSDVFQGGAGTSVNMNTNEVIANVALELMGKEKGEYHFINPNDHVNKSQSTNCAYPTGFRIAVYNSVHKLMDAIEYLKGAFELKAQEFKGVLKMGRTQLQDAVPMTVGQEFHAWAVTLNEEIRALDYTSKLLLEINLGATAIGTGLNAPAGYQGLAVKHLSEVTGLEVVPAEDLIEATSDCGAYVMTHGALKRLAVKLSKICNDLRLLSSGPRAGLNELNLPELQAGSSIMPAKVNPVIPEVVNQVCFKVLGNDNTISFAAEGGQLQLNVMEPVIAQSMFESISLLHNACVNLRDKCIDGITVNKEICENYVYNSIGIVTYLNPYIGHHEGDIVGKICAETGKSVREVVLDRGLLTAEELDEILCVENFMHPTYKAKRYE, from the coding sequence ATGGCTACCCTTACAGCGACTAATTCAGCTACTCGTATCGAAGAAGATCTACTGGGCGAGCGTCACGTTCCAGCAGATGCCTACTACGGTATCCACACGCTACGCGCAATCGAAAACTTCAACATTTCTAACGTTACCATTTCAGATGTACCAGAGTTTGTGCGCGGCATGGTAATGACGAAGAAAGCTGCAGCACTAGCCAACAAAGAGCTAGGCGCAATTCCAAAAGAAGTGGCTGATTACATTCTTCAAGCGTGTGATTTGATCCTTGAAACAGGTAAGTGCATGGATCAATTCCCATCAGACGTCTTCCAAGGCGGCGCTGGCACTTCTGTAAACATGAACACCAACGAAGTGATTGCTAACGTTGCGCTTGAACTGATGGGTAAAGAGAAAGGTGAATACCACTTCATCAACCCAAATGATCACGTTAACAAGAGCCAATCAACCAACTGTGCTTACCCAACCGGTTTCCGTATCGCGGTTTACAACAGCGTACATAAACTAATGGACGCAATTGAGTACCTAAAAGGCGCATTTGAACTGAAAGCTCAAGAGTTTAAAGGCGTACTTAAAATGGGTCGTACTCAGCTGCAAGACGCGGTACCAATGACCGTTGGTCAAGAGTTCCACGCATGGGCTGTGACACTAAACGAAGAGATTCGTGCTCTAGACTACACCTCAAAGCTACTGCTTGAAATCAACCTAGGTGCAACAGCCATCGGTACAGGTCTAAACGCACCTGCTGGTTACCAAGGTCTTGCGGTTAAACACCTAAGTGAAGTGACGGGCTTAGAAGTCGTGCCAGCTGAAGACTTGATTGAAGCGACATCAGACTGTGGCGCTTACGTAATGACGCATGGCGCCCTAAAACGCCTAGCGGTTAAACTGTCTAAGATCTGTAACGACTTACGTCTGCTTTCTTCTGGTCCTCGCGCAGGTCTAAATGAATTGAACCTACCTGAACTACAAGCCGGTTCATCAATCATGCCAGCAAAAGTCAACCCGGTAATTCCAGAAGTAGTAAACCAAGTGTGCTTTAAAGTACTCGGTAACGACAACACCATCTCATTTGCCGCAGAAGGCGGTCAGCTACAGCTGAACGTAATGGAACCGGTTATCGCACAAAGCATGTTTGAGTCTATCTCTCTACTACACAATGCATGTGTGAACCTACGCGATAAGTGTATTGACGGCATCACAGTGAACAAAGAAATCTGTGAGAACTACGTTTACAACTCAATCGGTATCGTGACTTACCTAAACCCATACATTGGTCACCATGAAGGCGACATCGTGGGCAAAATCTGTGCAGAAACCGGTAAGAGCGTGCGCGAAGTGGTGCTGGATCGCGGATTATTGACCGCTGAGGAGCTTGACGAGATCCTTTGCGTTGAAAACTTCATGCATCCAACGTATAAAGCCAAACGTTACGAATAA
- a CDS encoding protein-disulfide reductase DsbD — translation MRSVFSILILCLSVVATPAMALFNNNSSTPSFATDNNRFVPVDEAFPFNHFQQGNRVFLDWQVKPDYYLYQERISVSAENVTLGEITMRNGEPYNDEFFGDVHIYTEPLFVEVPLEQYQTGARLIVQYQGCAKAGFCYPPETRVIDVDPFVASKSDSVESAPDNLTTNTTTAQTTATQSSAPQSQESSLASKLADNWWTPLLFLALGVGLAFTPCVLPMYPILTSIVLGSGKLSHRRALSLSFIYVQGMALTYTLLGLVVASAGMQFQAAMQHPYVLIGLSIMFVALALSMFGAYTLQLPASVQTWLSGLSNKQQGGSNAGVFAMGAISGLVCSPCTTAPLSGALLYVAQSGDLLTGAVALYALALGMGIPLMLAAVFGNKLLPKAGGWMDRVKILFGFVLLAAPIFLLERILPESWATTLWSVLGIAAFGWLYHIKNSLTFGGWKQSMVGIIAVLGLVTSVQPLYSTWINPPAQEHQARVEFIKVATVSELEAQLAKAKQAGKPVMLDYYADWCVACKEFEKYTFHTPEVEAKLQDFILLQADVTKNQMQDIELLQRLNVLGLPTIEFWDHSGQHLVSARITGFMDAPSFIQHLDNHQL, via the coding sequence ATGCGCTCAGTTTTTTCCATTCTGATTTTATGCCTGAGTGTCGTGGCGACACCTGCAATGGCGCTGTTTAACAACAATAGCAGCACACCAAGTTTTGCCACTGACAACAACCGCTTTGTGCCGGTTGATGAAGCATTCCCGTTCAACCATTTTCAACAAGGCAACCGTGTTTTCCTCGACTGGCAGGTCAAACCGGACTATTACCTATACCAAGAACGTATCTCCGTGAGCGCAGAAAATGTCACTCTTGGTGAGATCACCATGCGCAATGGTGAACCATACAACGATGAATTTTTTGGTGACGTACACATCTATACCGAGCCGCTGTTTGTTGAAGTGCCACTTGAACAATATCAAACTGGCGCACGTTTGATCGTCCAATATCAAGGGTGTGCCAAAGCTGGTTTTTGCTACCCGCCAGAAACACGCGTTATTGATGTAGACCCTTTCGTCGCAAGCAAATCAGACTCTGTTGAAAGCGCACCGGATAACTTGACGACCAACACCACAACAGCTCAAACCACTGCGACTCAATCAAGCGCACCGCAGTCGCAAGAGAGTTCTCTTGCCAGCAAGCTTGCCGATAACTGGTGGACACCACTGCTATTTTTAGCTTTGGGGGTAGGTCTGGCTTTCACACCATGCGTACTACCGATGTACCCAATTCTTACGAGTATCGTATTGGGCAGTGGCAAGCTCAGCCATCGCCGAGCACTAAGCTTATCGTTTATTTATGTGCAAGGTATGGCGCTCACTTATACCCTGCTGGGGTTAGTCGTGGCTTCCGCTGGCATGCAGTTTCAAGCGGCGATGCAGCATCCATACGTATTGATTGGTCTTAGCATCATGTTCGTTGCTCTTGCCCTGTCGATGTTTGGTGCTTACACCTTACAACTGCCTGCCAGTGTGCAAACCTGGCTAAGTGGTTTAAGTAACAAACAGCAAGGTGGCAGTAACGCTGGCGTATTTGCCATGGGGGCGATATCAGGCTTAGTCTGCTCACCTTGCACAACAGCGCCGCTTTCTGGTGCTCTGCTTTATGTTGCTCAAAGTGGCGATCTCCTAACTGGCGCGGTGGCACTCTATGCGCTGGCATTAGGTATGGGTATTCCACTGATGCTCGCGGCAGTGTTTGGCAACAAACTGCTACCAAAAGCCGGCGGCTGGATGGATCGCGTTAAAATCCTGTTTGGTTTCGTGCTCCTTGCTGCGCCGATTTTCTTACTTGAACGTATCTTGCCAGAAAGTTGGGCAACGACACTTTGGTCTGTTCTCGGTATTGCAGCCTTTGGTTGGCTCTACCATATAAAAAACAGCCTCACATTTGGTGGTTGGAAGCAAAGCATGGTCGGCATTATCGCGGTACTTGGCTTAGTGACTTCGGTTCAACCGCTATACAGCACCTGGATAAACCCACCCGCACAAGAGCATCAAGCGCGCGTTGAGTTTATCAAGGTTGCAACGGTCAGCGAGCTTGAAGCACAACTAGCAAAAGCGAAACAAGCAGGTAAACCTGTGATGCTCGACTACTACGCAGACTGGTGTGTCGCCTGTAAAGAGTTTGAAAAATACACCTTCCATACGCCAGAAGTCGAAGCCAAACTGCAAGACTTCATTTTGCTGCAAGCCGATGTAACGAAAAATCAGATGCAAGATATTGAATTACTTCAGCGCCTTAACGTACTTGGACTGCCGACTATCGAGTTTTGGGACCACAGTGGTCAGCACTTAGTTAGTGCTCGTATTACAGGTTTTATGGATGCGCCAAGCTTCATTCAGCATCTTGATAACCACCAGCTCTAA
- a CDS encoding response regulator, with protein sequence MDSTYTIIIADDHPLFRNALFQAIHMAISGANLLEADSLEALLTLLAKESDPDLLLLDLKMPGANGMSGLIQLRAEYPDLPIVVVSASEEPSVVTQVKSHGAFGFIPKSSDMRELISALNQVLNGEPFFPEGSITNNAACTDLAEKIATLTPQQYKVLGMLSDGLLNKQIAYELNVSEATIKAHMTAIFRKLGVKNRTQAVILLQQLESEG encoded by the coding sequence ATGGATTCGACTTACACGATTATTATTGCTGACGACCACCCGCTATTTCGAAATGCCTTGTTTCAAGCCATTCATATGGCTATCAGTGGCGCGAACTTGCTTGAAGCGGACTCGTTGGAAGCACTGCTCACATTGTTGGCGAAAGAGTCGGATCCGGATCTGTTGTTACTTGATCTAAAAATGCCGGGGGCAAATGGCATGTCAGGCTTAATTCAGCTTCGAGCTGAATACCCTGATCTACCGATTGTCGTCGTTTCCGCCAGTGAAGAACCATCGGTTGTCACTCAAGTGAAAAGCCACGGTGCGTTTGGTTTTATCCCTAAATCGAGCGATATGCGCGAGCTGATCAGTGCGCTCAATCAGGTACTCAATGGCGAACCTTTCTTCCCCGAAGGATCCATTACCAATAACGCAGCGTGTACCGATCTCGCGGAAAAAATTGCCACCCTGACACCGCAGCAATACAAGGTACTGGGCATGCTGTCTGATGGCTTGCTCAACAAACAGATCGCGTACGAACTCAACGTATCTGAAGCGACCATCAAAGCGCATATGACGGCGATTTTCCGTAAACTCGGAGTAAAAAATCGTACTCAAGCGGTAATTTTGTTGCAGCAGCTTGAGTCTGAAGGTTAA